The DNA sequence GCTGTGCACGTGGCGGAACTCGAACCGGTCCTGGCAGACCTCGAAGCGGAGGGCGAGGCGCTCGACGTGCTCGTCGCCGGCCTCGACGCCGACGCGTGGTCCACGCCGACGCCGGCGACCGGCTGGACCATCGCGCACCAGATAGGGCATCTCGCCTGGACGGATGCGGCGTCCCTGACTGCCGCGACCGACGAGTCCCGGTTCCAGGAGCTCGTTGCGGCGGCCTGGGCGGATCCGACGGGCTTCGTCGACGCGGGCGCCGAACGATGGGCGCGCACCGCCCCCGCGGAACTGCTCACGCGTTGGCGCGAGGGGCGGGCCGCGCTCACGCAGGCGCTGCGGGACAGGCCGGCGGGGACGAAGGTGCCGTGGTTCGGCCCCCCGATGAGCCCGGTGTCGATGGCTACCGCGCGGATCATGGAGACCTGGGCCCACGGCGAGGACGTCGCCGACGCGATGGGCGTGGCAAGGGCGCCGACGACAAGGCTGCGGCACGTCGCCCACATCGGTGTCCGCACACGCGATTTCGCCTTCGCGGTGCACGAGCTGGCGCCGCCCGCCGCGCCGTTCCGTGTGGAGCTGCGCGCGCCGGACGGCGACAGCTGGGTGTGGGGCCCTGACGACGCGGCGCAGCGGATCACCGGCCCGGCGCTGGACTTCTGCCTGCTCGTCACCCAGCGGCGGCACCCCGATGATCTCGATATCAAAGCCGAAGGCGACGACGCGCGGCGATGGATGACGATCGCGCAGGCGTTCGCGGGCGCACCGGGAGGCGGGCGCCCGCCACTGTCGGACGAGTCCCGGCGGGAAGAGCGCCGGCGGGAAGAGCCCCGGCGGGAGGAGACCCGATGACATCACTGGCGCCCGACCCGGATCTGATCCGCGTCGGCAACTGCTCCGGCTTCTACGGCGACCGCATCTCCGCCATGCGCGAGATGCTCGAGGGCGGCGAGCTGGACGTGCTCACCGGCGACTACCTCGCCGAGCTCACCATGCTCATCCTCGGCCGCGACCGGATGAAGCACCCCGAGCTGGGCTACGCCAAGACCTTCGTGCGCCAGCTCGAGGACTGCCTGGGCCTCGCACTGGACAAGGGCGTGCGGATCGTCGCCAACGCGGGCGGGCTCAACCCCGCCGGTCTCGCCGAGCGGCTGCGGGAGCTGGCCCGGGGGCTGGGGCTGACGGCGACAGTCGCGCACGTCGAGGGCGATGATCTGACGTCGCGCGCCGCCGAGCTGGGACTGGGTGAACCGCTCACCGCTAACGCTTACCTCGGCGCGTGGGGCATCGTGGAGGCCCTCGGTGCGGCCGCGGACGTCGTGGTGACCGGGCGGGTCACCGACGCGTCGGTGATCGTCGGCCCCGCGGCCGCCCACTTCGGGTGGGGCCGCACGGATTACGACGCGCTCGCAGGGGCCGTGGTCGCCGGGCACGTCATCGAGTGCGGCACGCAGGCCACCGGCGGCAACTTTTCGTTCTTCCGCGAGATCGCCGACCTGTCGCGGCCGGGATTCCCGATCGCGGAGATCCGGCGCGACGGCTCGTCGGTGATCACCAAGCATCCGGGCACGGCCGGCGCGGTCACGGTCGACACGGTCACCGCGCAGCTGATGTATGAGATCCAGACCGCGCGCTACGCCAATCCGGACGCCACCGCCCGCCTGGACACGGTCGAGCTCGCGCAGGAGGGCCCCGACCGCGTCGCGATCACCGGAGTGCAGGGCGAGCCCCCGCCGCCGGACCTCAAGGTCTCGCTCAACACGCTCGGCGGCTTCCGCAACGCGATGACCTTCGTGTTGACGGGGCTGGACGTCGAGGACAAAGCCGAGCTGACCCGGCGGCAGCTCGAGGCCTGGCTGCCCGTCCGCCCCGCGGAGCTGACCTGGGACCTCGCGCGGGTGGACCGGCCCGACGCCCCCACCCAGCAGCAGGCGAGCGCACTGCTCACCTGCACGGTGCGAGACCAGGACCCGGACAAGGCGGGCCGGGCGTTCTCCAACGTCGCCGTCGAGCTCGCGCTGGCGGGCTACCCGGGGGCCACGCTCACCTCGATGCCCGGCGCTGCCGCGCCCTACGGCGTGTTCGAGGCCGGCTACGTCGACCGGCGGGACGTGCCGCACGTCGCGGTGCTGCCGGACGGCGCGCGAGTGCAGATCACGTCGGCCGCCGAGACCCGGGAACTGGAGCCGGTACCGGATCCCGCGCTGCCGGACGATGACGATCCCGGCCCGACGCGCAGGCTTCCGCTGGGTGCCGTCGCGGCCGCCCGCAGCGGCGACAAGGGCGGCAACGCCAACATCGGCGTCTGGGTCCGCACCGACGCGCAGTGGCGCTGGCTCTCCCACGCGCTCACCGTCGACGAACTGCGCAGGATGCTGCCGGAGACCGAGGGCCTGACGATCACGCGCACGCTTCTGCCGAATCTGAGGGCGGTGAACTTCGTGATCGAGGGACTCCTCGGGCAGGGCGTCGCGTACAACGCGCGGTTCGACCCGCAGGCCAAGGGCCTGGCCGAGTGGCTGCGCTCGCGCCGCATCGACATGCCCGCGGCCATCGCGGACACCGGAATCGACGTCGAGGAGTCGGCACTGTGAGAACAGAAACCCGCCGGGGGAGCACGGTGGACCACTGGGGTGGGCCTGACGCCGCCGCGTTGCGCAGCACGGTGAGCGCCTTCATGGCCCGCGATGTGCTGCCCCACCAGCACGAGTGGGAACGCGCGGGCGAGCTCCCCCGGAGCCTGCACCGCACTGCGGGGGAGCTGGGGCTGCTCGGCGCCTCGTTCCCGGAATCCGCCGGGGGCGGGGGCGGGTCGCCGCGGGACGCGGTGATCATCTGCGAGCAGATGCACTACGACGGGTGCTCCGGCGGCCTGTTCGCGTCGCTGTTCACGTGCGGGATCGCGGTGCCGCACCTGATCGCGGCCGGCGACCCCGGCCAGATCGACCGTTGGGTGCGGCCCGTGCTGGAGGGCACGGCGATCGGTGCGCTCGCGATCACCGAACCCGGCGGCGGTTCGGACGTCGGCCACCTGCGCACGCGCGCGGTCCGCGACGGCGACCACTACGTGGTGGACGGCGCCAAGACCTTCATCACCTCCGGCGTGCGCGCCGACTTCGTCGTCACCGCGGTGCGGACGGGCGACCCGGGAGAGCCCGGCGGAGCGGGTGCCGCCGGCGTGTCGCTGCTGGTGGTCG is a window from the Tomitella gaofuii genome containing:
- a CDS encoding TIGR03084 family metal-binding protein; amino-acid sequence: MAELEPVLADLEAEGEALDVLVAGLDADAWSTPTPATGWTIAHQIGHLAWTDAASLTAATDESRFQELVAAAWADPTGFVDAGAERWARTAPAELLTRWREGRAALTQALRDRPAGTKVPWFGPPMSPVSMATARIMETWAHGEDVADAMGVARAPTTRLRHVAHIGVRTRDFAFAVHELAPPAAPFRVELRAPDGDSWVWGPDDAAQRITGPALDFCLLVTQRRHPDDLDIKAEGDDARRWMTIAQAFAGAPGGGRPPLSDESRREERRREEPRREETR
- a CDS encoding acyclic terpene utilization AtuA family protein — its product is MTSLAPDPDLIRVGNCSGFYGDRISAMREMLEGGELDVLTGDYLAELTMLILGRDRMKHPELGYAKTFVRQLEDCLGLALDKGVRIVANAGGLNPAGLAERLRELARGLGLTATVAHVEGDDLTSRAAELGLGEPLTANAYLGAWGIVEALGAAADVVVTGRVTDASVIVGPAAAHFGWGRTDYDALAGAVVAGHVIECGTQATGGNFSFFREIADLSRPGFPIAEIRRDGSSVITKHPGTAGAVTVDTVTAQLMYEIQTARYANPDATARLDTVELAQEGPDRVAITGVQGEPPPPDLKVSLNTLGGFRNAMTFVLTGLDVEDKAELTRRQLEAWLPVRPAELTWDLARVDRPDAPTQQQASALLTCTVRDQDPDKAGRAFSNVAVELALAGYPGATLTSMPGAAAPYGVFEAGYVDRRDVPHVAVLPDGARVQITSAAETRELEPVPDPALPDDDDPGPTRRLPLGAVAAARSGDKGGNANIGVWVRTDAQWRWLSHALTVDELRRMLPETEGLTITRTLLPNLRAVNFVIEGLLGQGVAYNARFDPQAKGLAEWLRSRRIDMPAAIADTGIDVEESAL